One Dioscorea cayenensis subsp. rotundata cultivar TDr96_F1 chromosome 17, TDr96_F1_v2_PseudoChromosome.rev07_lg8_w22 25.fasta, whole genome shotgun sequence DNA window includes the following coding sequences:
- the LOC120280245 gene encoding protein MEI2-like 2 isoform X1 has translation MEQQDHSTPKGPSHIPLWKGGLKDGTNAWGIPLGKNSYHASSDASLFSTSLPVLPHEKLTLGYSGPAINSADDTSIKLDNLGKGVEGKESSKDDLDLQGIGILLPDDEDELLAGIMDDFDLSGLPSQLEELEDYDLFGSGGGMELDSDPIDHLTTGIGKASLSDGYAGNGMHYGIPNGVGTVAGEHPYGEHPSRTLFVRNINSNVEDSELRSLFEHYGDIRTLYTACKHRGFVMISYYDIRAARTAMRALQNKPLRRRKLDIHFSIPKDNPSDKDMNQGTLVVFNLDPSVSNDDLRQIFGAYGEVKEIRETPHKRHHKFIEFYDVRAAEAALRSLNRSDIAGKRIKLEPSRPGGARRNSLMQQLTQELEQDNIRGYRHHVGSPVANSPPGIWAQFGSPTDNHLQAISKSPAAGTMGPMGGNLLPGLASVLPPLISNAVKIAPIGKDQSRINHADQMLTTGNSTHGVAFPHSHSVSEHSNGMTPNMSSSPGAASPVGPSTSGGSGIGTLSGPQFLWGSPTPYSEHSQSSGWPSSSPSAGRPFTPNGQMQQGQGFPYSNRHGSFLPSSNPHHHVGSAPSGIPFERPFGYFPESPETSFMSQVPFGGMGVNRNEGSLLMNMGSRAPMNPGVALSGSIDGSSSNFRMLSSPRFGHAFFGTPPYPSPGSIGMDGFIDRGRARRVDNSGSQLDNKKQYHLDLEKIISGEDTRTTLMIKNIPNKYTSKMLLAAIDENHKGTYDFLYLPIDFKNKCNVGYAFINMLSPSHIVSFYQAFNGKKWEKFNSEKVASLAYARIQGKTALVTHFQNSSLMNEDKRCRPILFHSDGPEAGDQEPFPQNGLDIPVHQEDDLSGDIPEFQNNDLSEKLENSGFLGSGLES, from the exons ATGGAGCAGCAAGATCATTCAACTCCAAAAG GTCCTTCACATATCCCATTGTGGAAGGGTGGTCTGAAAGATGGAACGAATGCATGGGGGATTCCATTAGGAAAAAATTCATATCATGCATCAAGTGATGCTAGTCTTTTCTCAACTTCACTGCCCGTTCTTCCTCATGAGAAGT TGACTCTTGGATACTCAGGCCCTGCTATTAATTCCGCTGATGACACTTCAATCAAATTGGATAATCTTGGTAAAGGTGTGGAGGGTAAGGAATCTTCCAAAGATGACTTGGACCTCCAGGGTATTGGGATCTTGCTtcctgatgatgaagatgaactcTTGGCTGGTATAATGGATGATTTTGATCTTAGTGGACTGCCTAGCCAACTGGAAGAATTGGAAGATTATGATCTTTTTGGTAGTGGAGGGGGCATGGAATTAGATTCTGATCCTATAGACCACCTCACCACTGGTATAGGAAAGGCTAGCTTGTCCGATGGTTATGCGGGGAATGGAATGCATTATGGCATTCCAAATGGTGTTGGAACTGTTGCTGGTGAGCATCCATATGGAGAACATCCTTCTAGAACATTATTTGTTCGGAACATAAATAGTAATGTTGAAGATTCAGAGTTGCGATCTCTATTTGAG CATTATGGGGACATCCGAACACTCTACACTGCATGCAAGCACAGGGGCTTTGTCATGATTTCCTACTATGACATCCGTGCTGCTCGAACAGCTATGCGGGCATTGCAGAATAAGCCCTTGCGAAGAAGGAAACTGGATATCCATTTTTCAATACCAAAG gATAATCCATCGGACAAGGACATGAACCAAGGAACACTCGTAGTTTTCAATTTAGACCCATCAGTTTCTAATGATGACCTCCGACAGATTTTTGGAGCGTATGGAGAAGTGAAGGAG ATAAGGGAAACACCACATAAACGACACCATAAGTTTATAGAGTTCTATGATGTAAGAGCAGCGGAGGCAGCCCTTCGATCATTGAACAGGAGTGATATTGCCGGGAAGCGGATAAAGCTGGAACCTAGCCGTCCTGGTGGAGCTCGCCGCAA CAGCTTGATGCAGCAATTGACTCAGGAACTGGAACAAGATAATATCAGGGGTTACAGACACCATGTGGGTTCGCCTGTTGCCAATTCTCCTCCAG GAATATGGGCACAGTTTGGCAGTCCAACTGATAATCATTTACAAGCTATTAGCAAGTCTCCAGCTGCAGGAACCATGGGCCCTATGGGTGGTAATCTTTTGCCTGGTTTAGCTTCTGTACTTCCTCCTCTGATTTCAAATGCTGTGAAGATTGCACCAATTGGAAAAGATCAAAGTAGAATTAATCATGCTGATCAGATGCTCACTACCGGTAACTCAACACATGGAGTTGCATTTCCGCATTCTCACTCGGTTTCCGAACATAGTAATGGGATGACACCAAATATGAGCTCCAGTCCAGGAGCTGCATCTCCTGTTGGTCCTTCCACTTCAGGTGGCTCTGGCATTGGGACACTAAGTGGACCTCAGTTTCTTTGGGGTAGCCCAACTCCTTATTCGGAGCATTCTCAATCTTCTGGCTggccatcatcatcaccatctgcAGGGCGTCCGTTTACGCCCAATGGACAGATGCAGCAGGGGCAAGGCTTTCCATATTCAAACCGTCATGGTTCTTTTCTTCCATCATCAAACCCTCATCATCATGTCGGATCTGCACCATCTGGTATTCCTTTTGAGAGACCTTTTGGATATTTTCCTGAATCACCCGAAACATCATTCATGAGCCAGGTTCCTTTTGGAGGTATGGGTGTCAACCGGAATGAGGGAAGTTTGTTGATGAATATGGGTTCTCGAGCTCCTATGAATCCTGGGGTTGCTCTATCTGGAAGCATTGATGGCAGTTCCTCCAATTTCAGAATGTTGTCTTCTCCAAGATTTGGACATGCATTTTTCGGAACTCCTCCATATCCAAGTCCAGGCTCGATTGGGATGGATGGATTTATTGACCGTGGAAGAGCTAGGCGAGTTGATAACAGTGGGAGTCAGCTGGATAACAAGAAGCAGTATCATCTTGACTTGGAGAAAATTATAAGCGGGGAAGATACCCGTACaacattaatgataaaaaatattccaaataa GTACACCTCCAAGATGCTGCTAGCAGCAATTGATGAGAATCACAAGGGCACTTACGATTTCCTCTACTTGCCAATTGATTTTAAG aaCAAGTGCAATGTTGGCTATGCATTTATAAATATGTTGTCCCCTTCGCACATCGTTTCATTTTATCAG GCATTTAACGGAAAGAAGTGGGAGAAATTTAACAGTGAAAAGGTTGCATCATTGGCTTACGCACGAATTCAGGGCAAAACAGCACTTGTTACACACTTCCAAAATTCAAGCTTGATGAACGAAGACAAAAGATGCCGTCCAATTCTCTTTCATTCTGATGGACCCGAGGCTGGTGATCAG GAACCTTTTCCACAGAATGGTTTGGACATTCCTGTACATCAAGAAGATGATCTTTCTGGGGATATACCTGAGTTTCAAAACAATGATCTCAGTGAGAAGCTGGAGAATAGTGGCTTCCTTGGAAGTGGCTTGGAAAGTTAG
- the LOC120280245 gene encoding protein MEI2-like 2 isoform X2 gives MEQQDHSTPKGPSHIPLWKGGLKDGTNAWGIPLGKNSYHASSDASLFSTSLPVLPHEKLTLGYSGPAINSADDTSIKLDNLGKGVEGKESSKDDLDLQGIGILLPDDEDELLAGIMDDFDLSGLPSQLEELEDYDLFGSGGGMELDSDPIDHLTTGIGKASLSDGYAGNGMHYGIPNGVGTVAGEHPYGEHPSRTLFVRNINSNVEDSELRSLFEHYGDIRTLYTACKHRGFVMISYYDIRAARTAMRALQNKPLRRRKLDIHFSIPKDNPSDKDMNQGTLVVFNLDPSVSNDDLRQIFGAYGEVKEIRETPHKRHHKFIEFYDVRAAEAALRSLNRSDIAGKRIKLEPSRPGGARRNLMQQLTQELEQDNIRGYRHHVGSPVANSPPGIWAQFGSPTDNHLQAISKSPAAGTMGPMGGNLLPGLASVLPPLISNAVKIAPIGKDQSRINHADQMLTTGNSTHGVAFPHSHSVSEHSNGMTPNMSSSPGAASPVGPSTSGGSGIGTLSGPQFLWGSPTPYSEHSQSSGWPSSSPSAGRPFTPNGQMQQGQGFPYSNRHGSFLPSSNPHHHVGSAPSGIPFERPFGYFPESPETSFMSQVPFGGMGVNRNEGSLLMNMGSRAPMNPGVALSGSIDGSSSNFRMLSSPRFGHAFFGTPPYPSPGSIGMDGFIDRGRARRVDNSGSQLDNKKQYHLDLEKIISGEDTRTTLMIKNIPNKYTSKMLLAAIDENHKGTYDFLYLPIDFKNKCNVGYAFINMLSPSHIVSFYQAFNGKKWEKFNSEKVASLAYARIQGKTALVTHFQNSSLMNEDKRCRPILFHSDGPEAGDQEPFPQNGLDIPVHQEDDLSGDIPEFQNNDLSEKLENSGFLGSGLES, from the exons ATGGAGCAGCAAGATCATTCAACTCCAAAAG GTCCTTCACATATCCCATTGTGGAAGGGTGGTCTGAAAGATGGAACGAATGCATGGGGGATTCCATTAGGAAAAAATTCATATCATGCATCAAGTGATGCTAGTCTTTTCTCAACTTCACTGCCCGTTCTTCCTCATGAGAAGT TGACTCTTGGATACTCAGGCCCTGCTATTAATTCCGCTGATGACACTTCAATCAAATTGGATAATCTTGGTAAAGGTGTGGAGGGTAAGGAATCTTCCAAAGATGACTTGGACCTCCAGGGTATTGGGATCTTGCTtcctgatgatgaagatgaactcTTGGCTGGTATAATGGATGATTTTGATCTTAGTGGACTGCCTAGCCAACTGGAAGAATTGGAAGATTATGATCTTTTTGGTAGTGGAGGGGGCATGGAATTAGATTCTGATCCTATAGACCACCTCACCACTGGTATAGGAAAGGCTAGCTTGTCCGATGGTTATGCGGGGAATGGAATGCATTATGGCATTCCAAATGGTGTTGGAACTGTTGCTGGTGAGCATCCATATGGAGAACATCCTTCTAGAACATTATTTGTTCGGAACATAAATAGTAATGTTGAAGATTCAGAGTTGCGATCTCTATTTGAG CATTATGGGGACATCCGAACACTCTACACTGCATGCAAGCACAGGGGCTTTGTCATGATTTCCTACTATGACATCCGTGCTGCTCGAACAGCTATGCGGGCATTGCAGAATAAGCCCTTGCGAAGAAGGAAACTGGATATCCATTTTTCAATACCAAAG gATAATCCATCGGACAAGGACATGAACCAAGGAACACTCGTAGTTTTCAATTTAGACCCATCAGTTTCTAATGATGACCTCCGACAGATTTTTGGAGCGTATGGAGAAGTGAAGGAG ATAAGGGAAACACCACATAAACGACACCATAAGTTTATAGAGTTCTATGATGTAAGAGCAGCGGAGGCAGCCCTTCGATCATTGAACAGGAGTGATATTGCCGGGAAGCGGATAAAGCTGGAACCTAGCCGTCCTGGTGGAGCTCGCCGCAA CTTGATGCAGCAATTGACTCAGGAACTGGAACAAGATAATATCAGGGGTTACAGACACCATGTGGGTTCGCCTGTTGCCAATTCTCCTCCAG GAATATGGGCACAGTTTGGCAGTCCAACTGATAATCATTTACAAGCTATTAGCAAGTCTCCAGCTGCAGGAACCATGGGCCCTATGGGTGGTAATCTTTTGCCTGGTTTAGCTTCTGTACTTCCTCCTCTGATTTCAAATGCTGTGAAGATTGCACCAATTGGAAAAGATCAAAGTAGAATTAATCATGCTGATCAGATGCTCACTACCGGTAACTCAACACATGGAGTTGCATTTCCGCATTCTCACTCGGTTTCCGAACATAGTAATGGGATGACACCAAATATGAGCTCCAGTCCAGGAGCTGCATCTCCTGTTGGTCCTTCCACTTCAGGTGGCTCTGGCATTGGGACACTAAGTGGACCTCAGTTTCTTTGGGGTAGCCCAACTCCTTATTCGGAGCATTCTCAATCTTCTGGCTggccatcatcatcaccatctgcAGGGCGTCCGTTTACGCCCAATGGACAGATGCAGCAGGGGCAAGGCTTTCCATATTCAAACCGTCATGGTTCTTTTCTTCCATCATCAAACCCTCATCATCATGTCGGATCTGCACCATCTGGTATTCCTTTTGAGAGACCTTTTGGATATTTTCCTGAATCACCCGAAACATCATTCATGAGCCAGGTTCCTTTTGGAGGTATGGGTGTCAACCGGAATGAGGGAAGTTTGTTGATGAATATGGGTTCTCGAGCTCCTATGAATCCTGGGGTTGCTCTATCTGGAAGCATTGATGGCAGTTCCTCCAATTTCAGAATGTTGTCTTCTCCAAGATTTGGACATGCATTTTTCGGAACTCCTCCATATCCAAGTCCAGGCTCGATTGGGATGGATGGATTTATTGACCGTGGAAGAGCTAGGCGAGTTGATAACAGTGGGAGTCAGCTGGATAACAAGAAGCAGTATCATCTTGACTTGGAGAAAATTATAAGCGGGGAAGATACCCGTACaacattaatgataaaaaatattccaaataa GTACACCTCCAAGATGCTGCTAGCAGCAATTGATGAGAATCACAAGGGCACTTACGATTTCCTCTACTTGCCAATTGATTTTAAG aaCAAGTGCAATGTTGGCTATGCATTTATAAATATGTTGTCCCCTTCGCACATCGTTTCATTTTATCAG GCATTTAACGGAAAGAAGTGGGAGAAATTTAACAGTGAAAAGGTTGCATCATTGGCTTACGCACGAATTCAGGGCAAAACAGCACTTGTTACACACTTCCAAAATTCAAGCTTGATGAACGAAGACAAAAGATGCCGTCCAATTCTCTTTCATTCTGATGGACCCGAGGCTGGTGATCAG GAACCTTTTCCACAGAATGGTTTGGACATTCCTGTACATCAAGAAGATGATCTTTCTGGGGATATACCTGAGTTTCAAAACAATGATCTCAGTGAGAAGCTGGAGAATAGTGGCTTCCTTGGAAGTGGCTTGGAAAGTTAG
- the LOC120281017 gene encoding uncharacterized protein LOC120281017 yields the protein MLDITNEMRSLTLFETRREQELQESLGKICNQEEIYWKQRSQMQWLQEGDENTKFFYAVANGRKNRNFILRIMINDDSLMDPKDIGKIFMEKFKQLFRHKRDFRFKIDFSKRLEKKVSIDRTSLDRPFTLKEIKRAIFLSWWGQSASLTKVINLLFDNAQSSFLKVRCILDNIAIAEELLFSIHKRHLPGHILKVDFVKAFDAVDWDFLVDLQEARGFGERWVGWIKIILFSSKVSILVNGSPNGYIRYQRGLRQGDPLSLIMFVLVMDVHTCAIVQNLGGCSTWGVS from the exons ATGTTGGACATCACTAACGAGATGAGAAGTCTTACCCTTTTTGAGACAAGACGGGAGCAGGAACTACAGGAGAGTCTGGGGAAGATTTGTAATCAAGAAGAGATTTACTGGAAACAAAGATCTCAGATGCAGTGGTTACAGGAGGGGGATGAAAACACAAAGTTCTTCTATGCAGTGGCAAATGGGCGCAAGAATCGGAACTTCATTCTAAGGATTATGATTAACGACGATTCTCTCATGGATCCCAAAGATATTGGCAAAATTTTTATGGAGAAATTCAAACAACTTTTCAGGCACAAACGTGACTTCCGTTTCAAGATTGATTTTTCAAAGCGTTTAGAAAAGAAAGTGTCGATTGATCGGACTTCTTTGGATCGACCTTTCACTTTAAAGGAAATTAAAAGGGCCATTTTTTTATCTTGGTGGGGACAAAGTGCCAG TCTTACCAAGGTTATAAATCTTCTTTTTGATAATGCCCAATCGTCATTCTTAAAAGTTAGATGTATCCTTGACAACATCGCCATTGCTGAAGAGTTACTCTTTAGTATTCATAAGCGTCATCTGCCGGGTCACATACTGAAAGTTGACTTTGTTAAGGCCTTTGATGCGGTGGACTGGGACTTTCTGGTGGATCTTCAGGAGGCTAGGGGTTTCGGGGAACGATGGGTGGGGTGGATCAAGATAATTTTGTTTTCCTCCAAGGTGTCCATTCTTGTCAATGGTTCTCCGAACGGCTACATTCGTTATCAAAGGGGGCTAAGACAAGGTGACCCATTATCACTTATAATGTTTGTTCTGGTCATGGATGTTCACACATGCGCTATAGTCCAAAATCTTGGGGGGTGTTCCACTTGGGGAGTTTCTTAG